A genomic segment from bacterium HR17 encodes:
- the neoD gene encoding 2-deoxystreptamine N-acetyl-D-glucosaminyltransferase: MAVRLFYINYADLSVAYGATVCIVELAKSLVKQGHEVTVIVPSFPRDRSSCDGHHDFEVIYVPNWDIRFLRKIWFYWALIIWVTILALRKRPDILYWGEMTYTITPYLVSKLTGIPYAIIAHGFAPDELRVARWRMALVRWCQKVYFGNADAIVTVTRKIAERIHEVYGVPWERLHPIENGVNLERFKPMDKFEARRKLGLPETGYTYIGWVGYFFPWSGVETLLHAAKQVLAEVPHARFIIVGHGVWGTHLSDLAQALGLKVHLVKPLNNASSHLPSVPLPDPATWQVCFTGEVANELVPVFINAWDIATAPYPGGRNEKSGGSSMKIREYFGCGVPVVTTDVAGIGTRWLVGMGDNGEAATQRESGTGRGKPMVGERGVVVPPDDPDAFAAGLMVLLRDSALRQQMGHNARRFAETHCSWDEVARQTVKAFGGVMRKI, translated from the coding sequence ATGGCTGTGAGGCTCTTCTACATCAACTACGCCGATTTGTCTGTCGCTTACGGCGCGACAGTGTGCATCGTTGAATTAGCGAAATCGCTCGTCAAGCAAGGGCATGAAGTTACCGTCATTGTCCCATCGTTCCCCAGAGATCGCTCATCTTGTGACGGGCATCACGACTTTGAGGTCATCTATGTTCCCAATTGGGACATTCGCTTCCTTCGCAAAATCTGGTTCTATTGGGCGTTGATCATTTGGGTCACGATTTTGGCGCTCCGCAAAAGACCCGACATTTTGTATTGGGGCGAAATGACCTACACGATCACGCCTTACTTGGTCAGCAAACTGACAGGAATCCCCTACGCCATCATCGCGCACGGGTTTGCGCCCGATGAATTGCGCGTCGCCCGGTGGCGAATGGCGTTGGTCCGATGGTGTCAAAAGGTTTACTTTGGAAACGCCGACGCCATCGTCACCGTCACCCGCAAAATCGCCGAGCGCATCCACGAAGTCTACGGAGTCCCTTGGGAACGGCTGCATCCCATTGAGAACGGCGTGAACTTAGAACGGTTCAAACCGATGGACAAATTTGAGGCGCGACGGAAGTTGGGTTTACCTGAAACAGGTTACACCTACATCGGTTGGGTCGGCTACTTCTTCCCGTGGTCGGGTGTGGAAACCCTGCTGCACGCTGCCAAGCAGGTGTTGGCGGAAGTGCCCCATGCGCGGTTCATCATTGTCGGGCACGGCGTATGGGGCACACATTTGAGCGACCTCGCCCAAGCGCTGGGCTTGAAGGTCCATCTGGTGAAGCCCCTCAACAACGCGTCGTCACACTTGCCTAGCGTGCCGCTGCCTGACCCAGCGACATGGCAAGTTTGCTTCACCGGCGAAGTAGCCAACGAACTGGTGCCCGTGTTCATCAACGCGTGGGACATCGCAACAGCCCCTTACCCTGGCGGGCGCAACGAAAAGAGCGGTGGCTCGTCCATGAAAATCCGCGAGTATTTCGGCTGCGGCGTTCCGGTCGTCACGACGGATGTCGCAGGCATCGGGACACGGTGGTTGGTGGGCATGGGCGACAACGGAGAAGCGGCGACGCAGCGAGAGAGCGGCACAGGGCGCGGAAAACCAATGGTGGGCGAGCGGGGAGTCGTCGTCCCGCCGGATGACCCGGACGCCTTCGCCGCAGGGTTGATGGTCCTGCTGCGCGATAGCGCACTGCGCCAGCAGATGGGACACAACGCCCGCCGTTTCGCTGAAACTCATTGCAGTTGGGACGAAGTGGCGAGGCAAACAGTGAAAGCCTTTGGGGGTGTGATGCGTAAGATATGA
- the mshA_2 gene encoding D-inositol 3-phosphate glycosyltransferase: protein MPKVLVIFRDDDLCAWSDPTHEDRLLQLFNEHGVPVTLGVVPRVRGWRLDENRAVLRLLERAQADGHELALHGLEHDHHEFERLPIDELRRRLDEGQRLLRSWFGEPATTFIPPGNAWKPDLLRCLADNGVQVLSAGVPFVPVPTGGDDHSPVVVDAVTRFMFAPLIGLVRRLAEASSDHPVPLVIYFHSWELRRRVHWERLAMVLRAVTETPGVVAVTFTEATRRFPTVLKAWMAWRQDPSRVQQFNCLFRHRLFYNARMLHRYWRDWRSRGFPVPSLERWLVDAFEAALTGDLERLRALIAQPTRWFLGGAMSEAVANLLGWTPLVTVGCVKHFVRPEPPSKMEDAFQVLNRTSPMPSITAPVNPGKPVDVTNRFVLYLSFDRNIVSEHAAMTAKALARRGWKVVLAHSQGAVWNAIPQGVQQWHVGDGSRNWRSIWHEQREMAQLIARWHPPIVYARQHWQGLLPPSVAQRHGVPYIAEFNGLRHRGVLARYPRSLKGYLIRRLERWCVQWSTAVVVPSMSLARRIAQLAGDRAEIYNLTALAPHGTLRVPNHALPVFVIPNGIDPEIFRPIPQEDARRQLGLPTDGLYVAYTGSLHHWQGVDVLLHAFTRLVTRYPHCRLLIVGGQDEPNKDVYRQLAHALGILSHTTFVPFVPYEHSALYIAAADVCVAPYVASYCEHGGGSPLKLYAYLSCGRPVVLSDLGEFVDADVVRNNQAGLLVPPGDPEALAKALATLLSEPALRDEMGRRGREAILNGYTWDHNAQRIEQTLEWAMSLKGSS, encoded by the coding sequence ATGCCCAAAGTCCTTGTCATCTTCCGAGACGACGATTTATGTGCGTGGAGTGACCCCACGCATGAGGACCGACTGCTCCAGTTGTTCAACGAACACGGTGTGCCGGTGACCTTAGGGGTTGTCCCAAGGGTGCGGGGTTGGCGCTTGGATGAGAACCGCGCTGTCTTGCGGTTGTTGGAACGCGCTCAAGCCGACGGGCATGAATTAGCATTGCACGGCTTGGAGCATGACCACCATGAATTTGAACGGCTGCCAATAGATGAATTACGCCGTCGCTTGGATGAAGGGCAACGGCTGTTGCGGAGTTGGTTCGGGGAGCCCGCAACGACCTTCATCCCACCAGGCAACGCATGGAAGCCCGACCTTTTGAGGTGCCTTGCGGACAACGGTGTGCAAGTCCTTTCGGCGGGTGTGCCCTTCGTGCCTGTCCCAACCGGTGGCGACGACCATTCCCCAGTGGTCGTAGACGCAGTGACGCGGTTCATGTTTGCCCCGCTGATCGGGCTTGTGCGCCGCCTCGCTGAGGCGTCGTCAGATCACCCCGTTCCGTTGGTCATCTACTTCCATTCGTGGGAGTTGCGCCGGCGCGTCCACTGGGAACGGTTGGCGATGGTGCTGCGAGCGGTGACGGAGACCCCTGGCGTCGTGGCGGTGACTTTCACAGAGGCGACGCGCCGGTTTCCGACGGTGTTGAAAGCGTGGATGGCTTGGCGCCAAGACCCCTCGCGGGTGCAACAGTTCAACTGCCTTTTTCGCCATCGTCTTTTTTACAATGCCCGTATGCTGCATCGGTATTGGCGTGACTGGCGGAGCCGCGGCTTTCCCGTCCCGTCGCTGGAGCGCTGGCTTGTGGACGCCTTTGAGGCTGCCCTTACGGGAGATCTGGAACGGCTCAGGGCACTGATTGCACAACCGACCCGTTGGTTCCTCGGCGGCGCTATGTCCGAGGCAGTCGCCAACTTATTGGGGTGGACTCCGTTGGTCACAGTGGGTTGTGTTAAACACTTCGTTCGTCCAGAGCCGCCGAGCAAAATGGAGGACGCATTCCAAGTTCTGAATAGGACATCGCCGATGCCCTCTATCACAGCGCCTGTCAACCCCGGCAAGCCAGTGGATGTCACGAACCGTTTCGTTCTCTATTTATCCTTTGACCGCAATATCGTCAGTGAGCATGCTGCGATGACCGCAAAGGCGTTGGCGCGGCGGGGGTGGAAGGTTGTCCTCGCTCACTCGCAGGGGGCGGTTTGGAACGCTATTCCGCAAGGGGTGCAGCAATGGCATGTCGGTGACGGAAGCCGCAATTGGCGCAGTATCTGGCACGAGCAGCGAGAGATGGCACAACTCATTGCCCGGTGGCACCCGCCTATCGTTTACGCCCGCCAGCATTGGCAGGGGTTGCTCCCGCCGTCGGTCGCCCAGCGGCACGGCGTCCCCTACATCGCTGAGTTCAACGGTCTGCGCCACCGAGGTGTCCTCGCTCGTTATCCCCGCTCATTAAAAGGCTATCTTATTCGGCGACTGGAGCGTTGGTGTGTCCAGTGGTCCACTGCAGTGGTCGTTCCCTCAATGTCGTTAGCCCGTCGCATCGCCCAACTTGCTGGCGACCGCGCTGAAATTTACAACCTCACTGCGCTTGCGCCGCATGGGACTTTACGCGTGCCGAATCATGCCCTTCCCGTCTTCGTCATCCCCAATGGCATTGACCCCGAGATTTTCCGCCCCATTCCACAAGAAGATGCTCGTCGGCAGTTGGGCTTGCCGACGGATGGGCTTTATGTCGCTTACACGGGCAGTTTGCATCACTGGCAAGGCGTGGATGTGTTGTTGCACGCCTTCACCCGCTTGGTCACCCGATATCCCCACTGCCGATTGCTCATCGTCGGCGGTCAGGATGAACCTAACAAAGATGTCTACCGTCAACTTGCCCATGCCTTAGGTATTCTGAGCCACACCACTTTTGTCCCGTTCGTGCCCTACGAACACAGCGCCCTTTACATCGCTGCGGCGGATGTGTGCGTTGCGCCTTATGTGGCGAGTTATTGTGAACACGGTGGCGGTTCACCATTGAAACTGTATGCTTATCTGTCTTGCGGTCGTCCTGTCGTTTTGTCCGACTTGGGTGAGTTTGTGGACGCCGATGTGGTGCGAAACAATCAGGCAGGGCTTTTAGTTCCGCCCGGTGACCCTGAGGCGCTGGCAAAGGCGTTGGCAACCTTGCTATCCGAACCGGCGTTGCGTGACGAAATGGGGCGACGGGGGCGTGAGGCTATCTTGAACGGCTACACATGGGACCACAACGCCCAACGAATTGAACAAACTCTTGAGTGGGCGATGTCGTTGAAAGGCAGCAGTTAA
- a CDS encoding putative glycosyltransferase: protein MVQKVQTAAESASGIFQPEVSIVIPCLNEENSIGIVVEKARQAIEMMGVSGEVVVADNGSTDRSVEIALSKGARVVHVPQKGYGSALRGGIEAARGKIIVIGDADDSYDFLEAPKLMAKIKEGYDLVVGSRFKGCILPGAMPWTSKIGNPIMTTTFNLLFRVKTSDSQSGMRAFTKEAYQKMQLHATGMEFASEMLIKAGKAKLKVTEVPITLHPDKRGRPPHLRPIRDGWRHLKLMLTYSPTVLFLVPGLALMLLGLLLMGIHLLAPMDKPLWLFGKLRMDFHWAIVGSLLTLTGYQVITAHFMAKIYSVTHRFQEEDRILQYGFRYLNAERMLLLSLIAIAIGLAMDGWVFWDWVRRGYHGLVSGHTRLVIFGSTLIALGIQNFFNAFLFSILSEGYRQNRTLRS from the coding sequence ATGGTGCAGAAAGTTCAAACTGCCGCGGAGTCAGCGTCAGGGATTTTCCAACCCGAAGTCTCCATCGTCATCCCTTGCCTGAACGAGGAAAACAGCATTGGCATTGTGGTTGAGAAGGCGCGGCAGGCAATTGAAATGATGGGCGTTTCTGGCGAGGTCGTTGTTGCCGACAACGGTTCTACCGACCGTTCCGTTGAAATTGCCCTTTCAAAGGGGGCGCGGGTCGTCCATGTCCCTCAGAAGGGCTACGGCAGTGCCCTGCGAGGTGGAATTGAAGCGGCGAGGGGCAAAATCATCGTCATCGGCGACGCCGACGACAGTTATGACTTTTTGGAAGCGCCGAAATTGATGGCAAAAATCAAGGAAGGCTACGATTTGGTCGTCGGCTCGCGGTTCAAGGGATGCATTTTGCCCGGCGCGATGCCTTGGACGAGCAAAATCGGCAACCCCATCATGACTACAACTTTCAACCTTCTCTTTCGGGTCAAAACCAGCGATTCCCAAAGCGGTATGAGAGCATTCACCAAAGAAGCCTACCAAAAGATGCAACTTCACGCGACAGGCATGGAGTTTGCGTCGGAAATGCTGATCAAGGCGGGCAAGGCGAAACTGAAAGTCACTGAGGTGCCCATAACTTTGCATCCTGACAAACGCGGTCGCCCGCCTCACTTGCGCCCTATTCGGGACGGCTGGCGCCACTTGAAACTGATGCTTACATACAGCCCGACGGTGCTCTTTTTGGTGCCTGGCTTAGCGCTGATGCTTTTAGGCTTGTTGCTGATGGGCATTCACCTTTTGGCTCCCATGGACAAACCCCTTTGGCTTTTCGGAAAACTCCGCATGGACTTTCACTGGGCAATAGTCGGCAGCCTGCTAACGCTGACAGGCTACCAAGTCATCACTGCTCACTTCATGGCGAAAATTTACTCTGTCACCCACCGATTTCAGGAAGAGGACCGCATCCTCCAATACGGTTTCCGTTATTTGAACGCCGAACGGATGTTGCTGTTGAGTCTGATCGCAATCGCCATCGGCTTGGCGATGGACGGTTGGGTATTTTGGGATTGGGTGCGCCGCGGGTATCACGGATTGGTATCAGGGCACACCCGCTTGGTCATCTTCGGCTCCACACTCATCGCTTTGGGCATTCAGAACTTTTTCAACGCCTTCTTGTTCAGCATCCTGAGCGAGGGCTACCGGCAAAACCGAACTTTGCGTAGTTGA